Proteins encoded in a region of the Streptomyces sp. NBC_01471 genome:
- a CDS encoding sugar transferase — MRLKAPWYLPTALLADVAATALPVALAFRAQGQPYALRSAAVTAGAWLGVQAFRHRYTKRALGESRGALPVLHDWLILLGVLAVVRSAAELHHPPLLCLLVLVPSLLSTLVCRRATYRHLAAARRKAQVVTRVLVVGEPAAADDVAGHLAGRTDHPYVVVGIVAVGPGAVDSGSRLAGRLAPHAPAATADDTVPLLGAARELAADVVLVAPGAGMSGERLRRLSWALHDAGVELALAPGLVEISVKRMEPASAAGMALLRIVPPVRRGAQPVLKSVMDRTGAGLGLLLLSPLFLVIALVVGLSSAGPVFYRQQRIGQGGTPFVMWKFRTMRLDADARRAELASANETDGPMFKIRRDPRVTRAGRLLRRTSLDELPQLINVLLGVMSLVGPRPPLAEEVALYNETEARRLAVRPGMTGLWQVSGRSDLSWDEAIQLDLQYVDNWSFTSDVDVMARTLRAVVDGRGAY; from the coding sequence ATGCGCCTGAAAGCACCGTGGTACCTGCCGACGGCGCTGCTCGCCGACGTCGCCGCGACAGCGCTTCCGGTGGCTCTCGCGTTCCGTGCCCAGGGACAGCCGTACGCACTCCGGTCGGCCGCCGTGACAGCGGGCGCCTGGCTCGGGGTGCAGGCCTTCCGCCACCGCTACACCAAGCGCGCCCTGGGCGAGTCCCGGGGAGCGCTGCCCGTCCTGCACGACTGGCTGATCCTGCTGGGTGTGCTGGCCGTGGTCCGCAGCGCGGCGGAACTGCACCACCCGCCGCTGCTGTGCCTGTTGGTGCTCGTCCCGTCCCTGCTGTCCACGCTCGTCTGCCGCCGGGCGACCTACCGGCACCTCGCGGCGGCCCGCCGCAAGGCCCAGGTCGTGACCCGGGTCCTGGTGGTCGGCGAACCGGCGGCCGCCGACGACGTGGCCGGCCATCTGGCGGGCCGCACCGACCATCCGTACGTCGTGGTCGGCATCGTGGCGGTCGGCCCCGGTGCGGTGGACAGCGGCTCGCGGCTGGCCGGACGGCTGGCTCCGCACGCCCCGGCGGCCACCGCCGACGACACCGTGCCGCTGCTGGGCGCCGCCCGCGAACTGGCGGCCGACGTCGTCCTGGTCGCCCCCGGCGCGGGCATGTCGGGCGAGCGGCTGCGGCGGCTGTCCTGGGCCCTGCACGACGCCGGTGTCGAACTGGCCCTGGCCCCCGGGCTGGTGGAGATCTCCGTCAAGCGGATGGAGCCCGCGTCCGCCGCCGGGATGGCTCTGCTGCGGATCGTGCCGCCGGTACGGCGCGGCGCCCAGCCGGTACTGAAGTCCGTCATGGACCGGACGGGCGCGGGGCTGGGGCTGCTGCTGCTGTCACCGCTGTTCCTGGTGATAGCCCTGGTGGTCGGGCTGAGTTCGGCCGGTCCGGTCTTCTACCGGCAGCAGCGGATCGGCCAGGGGGGTACGCCGTTCGTCATGTGGAAGTTCCGCACGATGCGGCTGGACGCGGACGCCCGCAGGGCCGAGCTGGCATCGGCGAACGAGACCGACGGGCCGATGTTCAAGATCCGGCGCGATCCGCGGGTCACCCGGGCCGGCCGGCTGCTGCGCCGGACGTCTCTTGACGAACTCCCCCAGCTGATCAACGTGTTGCTCGGTGTGATGTCCCTGGTCGGCCCGCGCCCGCCCCTCGCCGAGGAGGTCGCGCTGTACAACGAGACGGAGGCCAGGCGGCTGGCCGTGCGCCCCGGGATGACCGGACTCTGGCAGGTCAGCGGCCGGTCCGACCTCTCCTGGGACGAGGCCATCCAGCTCGATCTCCAGTACGTCGACAACTGGTCGTTCACCAGCGACGTCGACGTGATGGCCCGTACGCTCCGCGCCGTTGTCGACGGCCGCGGTGCGTACTGA
- a CDS encoding coagulation factor 5/8 type domain-containing protein — protein MLVPPTARRRRMSVVAAAALAAALLVVAPSKSHAADLPGGGDLGPNVHVFDPSTPDIQGQLDSVFKQQESAQFGTGRDAFFFKPGTYSNINAQLGFYTSIAGLGLSPDDTNINGDVTVDAGWFNGNATQNFWRSAENLALTPVSGTDRWAVAQAAPFRRMHVKGGLNLAPDGYGWASGGYIADSKIDGTVSPYSQQQWYTRDSSVGGWANGVWNMVFSGVKGAPAQGFPNPVYTTLDTTPVSREKPFLYLDGNDYKVFTPEKRTNASGTTWESGTPKGDSIPLDQFYVVKPGATAATINQALDQGLNLLFTPGIYHVDQTIDVKRANTVVLGLGYATIVPDNGVTAMKVADVDGVKLAGLLIDAGTTNSDTLLQVGPEGSSADHSANPTTVQDVFVRIGGAGPGKATTSMEINSNNTIVDHTWLWRADHGDGVGWETNRADYGLTVNGDNVLATGLFVEHFNKYDVQWNGENGKTIFFQNEKAYDAPNQAAVQDGATKGYAAYKVADSVNTHEGWGLGSYCNFTADPTIQQDHGFAAPDKAGVKFHDLLVVSLGGKGQYNHVINNTGSATSGTSTVPSTVVSYP, from the coding sequence ATGCTTGTTCCCCCCACAGCACGCAGGAGAAGGATGTCGGTGGTGGCAGCGGCCGCGCTCGCTGCCGCTCTGCTCGTCGTCGCCCCGTCGAAATCACACGCCGCCGATCTGCCCGGCGGCGGTGACCTCGGCCCGAACGTGCATGTCTTCGACCCCTCCACACCCGACATCCAGGGCCAGTTGGACTCGGTGTTCAAACAGCAGGAGTCGGCCCAGTTCGGCACCGGCAGGGACGCCTTCTTCTTCAAGCCGGGCACGTACAGCAACATCAACGCCCAGCTCGGCTTCTACACCTCGATCGCCGGGCTCGGCCTGTCCCCCGACGACACCAACATCAACGGCGATGTCACCGTGGACGCGGGCTGGTTCAACGGGAACGCCACGCAGAACTTCTGGCGCTCGGCGGAGAACCTCGCACTGACCCCGGTCAGCGGCACCGACCGCTGGGCCGTGGCCCAGGCCGCTCCGTTCCGCCGGATGCACGTCAAGGGCGGGCTCAATCTGGCCCCCGACGGCTACGGCTGGGCCAGCGGCGGCTACATCGCCGACAGCAAGATCGACGGGACGGTCAGCCCGTACTCCCAGCAGCAGTGGTACACCCGCGACAGCTCGGTGGGCGGCTGGGCCAACGGCGTCTGGAACATGGTGTTCTCCGGCGTCAAGGGTGCACCGGCGCAGGGCTTCCCCAACCCCGTGTACACCACCCTGGACACGACGCCCGTCTCCCGCGAGAAGCCGTTCCTGTATCTCGACGGCAACGACTACAAGGTGTTCACGCCGGAGAAGCGCACCAACGCCAGCGGCACCACCTGGGAGAGCGGCACGCCCAAGGGCGACTCGATCCCGCTGGACCAGTTCTACGTGGTCAAGCCCGGAGCGACCGCGGCAACCATCAACCAGGCACTGGACCAGGGCCTCAACCTCCTCTTCACGCCCGGCATCTACCACGTCGACCAGACCATCGACGTGAAGCGGGCCAACACGGTGGTGCTCGGCCTCGGATACGCGACGATCGTCCCCGACAACGGGGTGACGGCGATGAAGGTCGCCGACGTGGACGGCGTCAAGCTGGCCGGTCTGCTCATCGACGCGGGAACGACCAACTCGGACACGTTGCTCCAGGTCGGTCCCGAGGGTTCGTCCGCCGACCACTCCGCCAACCCGACCACCGTGCAGGACGTCTTCGTCCGGATCGGCGGCGCGGGTCCGGGCAAGGCCACCACCAGCATGGAGATCAACAGCAACAACACCATCGTCGACCACACCTGGCTCTGGCGTGCCGACCACGGTGACGGCGTCGGCTGGGAGACCAACAGAGCCGACTACGGTCTCACCGTCAACGGCGACAACGTGCTGGCCACCGGGCTGTTCGTCGAGCACTTCAACAAGTACGACGTCCAGTGGAACGGCGAGAACGGCAAGACGATCTTCTTCCAGAACGAGAAGGCCTACGACGCCCCCAACCAGGCCGCGGTCCAGGACGGTGCCACCAAGGGATACGCCGCCTACAAGGTCGCCGACTCGGTGAACACCCATGAGGGCTGGGGCCTGGGCAGCTACTGCAACTTCACCGCGGACCCGACCATCCAGCAGGACCACGGCTTCGCCGCCCCCGACAAGGCAGGCGTGAAGTTCCACGATCTGCTGGTCGTGTCGCTCGGCGGGAAGGGCCAGTACAACCACGTCATCAACAACACCGGATCCGCCACCTCGGGGACGTCGACCGTGCCGTCCACCGTCGTCTCGTACCCGTGA
- a CDS encoding glycosyltransferase: MRVLHAVTLHSPTHAFGGPVRVALNLSRGLRERGHEARLLALGDGFGGPLPTEVEGVPARLFRARRMLPLGFSGITSPALIAAAGRLVRDADLVHVHLARDLVTLPVALAALRAGKPLVLQTHGMVDPSDRLLAKVLDALAVRRVLRRASAVLYLTDHERRGLEAVAPGRPLRLVRLVNGVPAQEARPTPSGPPRILYAARLQARKRPQDFVAAVPEILRHHPEAEFVLAGPDEGELASVQGLISGLGLGERVHCPGSLSSGEMLAELRHAHVYVLPSVDEPFPMSVLEALAAGTPAVVTHSNGLARDIADAGAGRVVGGAADLASGVLELLDPGAGEAASAAARKLAAEAFSMDAVLDTLLGVYARCYAGTQA, encoded by the coding sequence ATGAGAGTCCTGCACGCCGTCACCCTGCACAGTCCGACGCACGCCTTCGGCGGCCCCGTCCGGGTCGCGCTCAACCTCTCCCGGGGGCTGCGGGAGCGCGGTCACGAGGCGCGGCTGCTCGCCCTCGGCGACGGCTTCGGAGGTCCGCTGCCCACCGAGGTGGAGGGCGTACCCGCCCGGCTCTTCCGCGCCCGCAGAATGCTGCCGCTCGGCTTCAGCGGCATCACCTCACCCGCCCTGATCGCAGCCGCCGGGCGTCTGGTCCGCGACGCGGACCTCGTCCATGTGCACCTCGCACGCGACCTGGTGACCCTGCCGGTCGCCCTGGCGGCGCTGCGCGCGGGCAAGCCGCTCGTGCTCCAGACCCACGGCATGGTCGACCCCAGCGACCGGCTCCTCGCGAAGGTGCTCGACGCGCTGGCCGTCCGCCGAGTGCTCCGCCGGGCCTCGGCCGTGCTGTATCTGACGGACCACGAACGCAGGGGCCTCGAAGCCGTGGCCCCCGGCCGGCCCCTCCGCCTCGTCCGTCTCGTGAACGGCGTGCCGGCCCAGGAGGCCCGGCCCACCCCGTCCGGACCGCCGCGCATCCTCTACGCGGCCAGGCTGCAGGCCAGGAAGCGGCCGCAGGACTTCGTGGCCGCGGTCCCGGAGATCCTGCGCCACCACCCGGAGGCCGAGTTCGTCCTGGCCGGGCCGGACGAGGGCGAACTCGCCTCCGTACAGGGGCTCATCAGTGGCCTCGGGCTCGGCGAGCGGGTGCACTGCCCCGGTTCGCTCTCGTCCGGTGAGATGCTCGCCGAGCTGCGGCACGCCCATGTCTATGTACTGCCCTCGGTGGACGAGCCGTTCCCGATGTCGGTCCTGGAAGCCCTCGCGGCCGGGACGCCCGCCGTGGTCACGCACTCCAACGGGCTCGCCCGGGACATCGCGGACGCCGGCGCCGGACGTGTGGTCGGCGGCGCGGCGGATCTGGCCTCCGGCGTGCTGGAGCTGCTGGACCCCGGTGCCGGCGAAGCGGCCTCCGCCGCAGCGCGGAAGCTGGCGGCGGAGGCGTTCTCGATGGACGCCGTGCTCGACACCCTGCTCGGCGTGTACGCGAGGTGCTACGCCGGGACCCAGGCGTAG
- the gmd gene encoding GDP-mannose 4,6-dehydratase, producing MSKSALITGVTGQDGSYLAELLLSKGYTVHGLVRRSSSFNTERVDHIYQDPQQPDRSFVLHHADLADGVALVNLLRELRPDEVYNLGAQSHVRVSFDAPLYTGDVTGLGALRLLEAIRASGIETRYYQASSSEMFGATPPPQHEGTPFHPRSPYGAAKVFGYWTTVNYREAYGMYAVNGILFNHESPRRGETFVTRKVTRAVARIKAGLQDRLYLGNLDAVRDWGYAPEYVDAMWRMLQHDEPTDFVVATGVAATVREFVETAFAHAGLDWDEYVRYDPKYERPSEVDALIGDPAKANELLGWKPEVLVEELARIMVDADVRQVADQLAGANVRIDR from the coding sequence ATGAGCAAGTCCGCACTGATCACCGGGGTCACCGGTCAGGACGGTTCCTATCTGGCGGAGCTGCTGCTCTCCAAGGGGTACACGGTCCACGGCCTCGTCCGGCGTTCGTCCAGCTTCAACACGGAGCGCGTCGACCACATCTACCAGGACCCGCAACAGCCCGACCGGTCCTTCGTGCTGCACCACGCGGACCTCGCCGACGGGGTGGCGCTGGTGAACCTGCTGCGCGAGCTGAGACCGGACGAGGTCTACAACCTCGGGGCCCAGTCCCACGTCAGGGTCTCCTTCGACGCTCCCCTCTACACGGGTGACGTGACCGGCCTCGGGGCGCTGCGGCTCCTCGAAGCCATCCGGGCGAGCGGTATCGAGACCCGCTACTACCAGGCGTCGTCCTCCGAGATGTTCGGCGCCACCCCGCCCCCGCAGCACGAGGGCACGCCGTTCCATCCGCGCAGCCCGTACGGCGCGGCCAAGGTCTTCGGGTACTGGACCACGGTCAACTACCGCGAGGCGTACGGCATGTACGCGGTGAACGGCATCCTCTTCAACCACGAGTCGCCGCGCCGGGGCGAGACCTTCGTGACCCGGAAGGTGACCCGCGCGGTGGCGCGGATCAAGGCGGGGCTCCAGGACCGGCTGTACCTGGGCAATCTGGACGCCGTACGCGACTGGGGGTACGCCCCGGAGTACGTGGACGCGATGTGGCGGATGCTCCAGCACGACGAGCCCACCGACTTCGTGGTGGCGACCGGAGTCGCGGCGACGGTACGGGAGTTCGTGGAGACCGCGTTCGCCCACGCGGGTCTGGACTGGGACGAGTACGTCCGCTACGACCCGAAGTACGAGCGCCCCAGCGAGGTGGACGCGCTGATCGGCGACCCGGCGAAGGCGAACGAACTGCTCGGCTGGAAACCGGAAGTGCTCGTCGAGGAGCTGGCCCGGATCATGGTGGACGCCGATGTGCGTCAGGTCGCGGACCAACTGGCCGGTGCGAACGTCCGCATCGACCGCTGA
- a CDS encoding glycoside hydrolase family 71 protein, whose protein sequence is MAEAPVRPLAHRRRRTAGRRILLPGAGLGLGLLLICLLAGSGMAWSPFGADGRPAGGAPAAVPSAQGPADRAGALTPRPQRVTGRELPFDLPAPAVLRGGHHLVFAHYFTPYPLSLDNEPAGQDYYSRNYLTPQGEDGKHAPYGGLLRDRPLPVAPRSGDWQLANLQQEVRTARAAGIDGFSVDILSLTGLNWERVNLLLKAAASAAPGFRIMLMPDMTSLHTDPTTLADALAGLAAYPAAHRLGDGRLVISPFKAEAHDPGWWSQLTTRLRNRHGIRTALVPLFLNFTANAERFAPVSYGFSEWGNRSYTAQSGAAADVALAHRLGKTWMQPVSVQDARPNQGVYDEAGNTSTLRAGWGHAIDDGADWVQLTTWNDYSEGSQFAPSLHNGYVYLDLSSYYLTRFKTGRWPRIVRDTVYLTSRVQFAGTQPVPGAQQKLMSPREGTAPPRDMVEALTFLTAPAVLDTVVGTDRQSHPVPAGVRPTLVPLHTGWSAATVRRDGRTVAEVTSRHPVRSQVQVQDLQYYAESSGRPDTP, encoded by the coding sequence ATGGCCGAAGCGCCGGTACGACCGTTGGCGCACCGCCGCCGCAGAACCGCCGGGCGGCGCATCCTGCTGCCGGGAGCCGGTCTCGGGCTCGGCCTGCTGCTGATCTGCCTGCTGGCCGGAAGCGGAATGGCCTGGTCACCCTTTGGTGCGGACGGCAGACCCGCCGGCGGTGCTCCCGCCGCCGTGCCTTCGGCACAGGGCCCGGCTGACCGTGCCGGGGCGCTCACCCCACGGCCGCAGCGGGTCACCGGCAGGGAACTGCCCTTCGACCTGCCCGCACCCGCGGTGCTGCGCGGCGGCCACCACCTGGTGTTCGCCCACTACTTCACGCCGTATCCACTGTCCCTGGACAACGAACCGGCCGGGCAGGACTACTACAGCCGCAACTACCTGACCCCACAGGGCGAGGACGGCAAACACGCCCCGTACGGCGGCCTGTTGCGTGACCGGCCGCTGCCCGTCGCACCCCGGAGCGGCGACTGGCAGCTCGCCAACCTCCAGCAGGAGGTCCGCACCGCGAGGGCCGCGGGCATCGACGGGTTCAGTGTCGACATCCTGTCGCTGACCGGGCTGAACTGGGAGCGGGTCAACCTCCTGCTGAAGGCGGCCGCTTCGGCGGCACCCGGATTCCGGATCATGCTGATGCCGGACATGACATCGCTGCACACCGACCCCACGACGCTGGCCGACGCCCTGGCGGGGCTCGCCGCCTACCCGGCCGCCCACCGGCTCGGCGACGGGCGGCTGGTGATCTCCCCGTTCAAGGCGGAGGCGCACGATCCCGGCTGGTGGTCGCAGCTGACGACCCGGCTGCGGAACCGCCACGGCATCCGGACGGCCCTGGTCCCGCTGTTCCTGAACTTCACCGCGAACGCGGAGCGGTTCGCCCCCGTCAGCTACGGCTTCTCGGAGTGGGGGAACCGCAGCTACACCGCACAGTCGGGCGCCGCCGCCGATGTGGCGCTGGCCCACCGGCTGGGCAAGACCTGGATGCAGCCGGTCTCGGTGCAGGACGCCAGGCCCAACCAGGGGGTGTACGACGAGGCCGGGAACACCTCGACGCTGCGGGCCGGCTGGGGCCACGCGATCGACGACGGAGCCGACTGGGTCCAGCTCACCACCTGGAACGACTACTCCGAGGGGAGCCAGTTCGCGCCCTCGCTGCACAATGGTTACGTCTACCTCGATCTCTCCTCGTACTACCTCACACGTTTCAAGACGGGCCGGTGGCCGAGAATCGTGCGGGACACGGTCTATCTGACCTCGCGGGTCCAGTTCGCCGGGACGCAGCCGGTGCCCGGTGCCCAGCAGAAGCTGATGAGTCCCCGTGAAGGGACGGCCCCGCCCCGCGACATGGTGGAGGCGCTGACCTTCCTGACCGCGCCCGCCGTGCTGGACACCGTGGTCGGGACCGACCGGCAGAGCCACCCGGTGCCGGCCGGGGTCCGGCCCACCCTGGTTCCGCTGCACACGGGGTGGAGCGCGGCCACCGTGCGCCGGGACGGCCGGACGGTGGCGGAAGTGACCTCGCGTCATCCGGTGCGGAGCCAGGTCCAGGTCCAGGATCTCCAGTACTACGCGGAGAGCAGCGGCCGCCCGGACACTCCCTGA
- a CDS encoding LamG-like jellyroll fold domain-containing protein: MRRSRGLSAALVLTVTAGLGVTAAAPATAVTPPVAFTADDLPTWQTNGIVWALAEAQGTVFVGGTFSQIRPPDGASGTPQDAVNFVAMNAATGAPTSCKLSFTVGSGTATVRALAVSPDKKTLYAGGYFGAVNGVQASSLAAIDIATCAPKADFHPSFPATVRALAATGDTVYAGGDFGTVAGETRKRFAAVDSGTGALRPFRADADLPGRAVAVTPDGHDVLLGGDFFTVNGAASHALAVVDATSGQNVKTYPGFIETNSVVKTIGTDATGFYTGNEGTGGGVFDGRIALNLSDLGQRWRDTCLGATQAVLSYENVLYSASHAHDCSSVGEFPDGPRNHLLAQPTTGVGKLGWFPNTNDGLGEGIGPRALTVAETSSNKYLWVGGEFTTVNAAPAQGLTRFAASPDTGVPGVPQASASSFRPGEVQVRWRSSTDLDDSRLTYKVYRNGSSTPLYTVDGDSLPWSRPQMSFRDTGVTAGRTYSYRVTATDAAGNASGLSPTATVTVPSSADAYPAAVLKDGATLYWRYDEAGSPFTGDSSPSDNSGIQLGGPSLRQTPAAVNGSSTALGLDGTDQLVYSDRRTTVDGDYSIETWFRTTTGRGGKLVGFGDNTTRTSGTYDKHLYMTDSGNVVFGVYPGSAQTVTTPGTYNDGAWHQVVATQGASGMALYVDGALKASSKVTGNQAYSGYWRVGGDQLNGWPQQPTSNFFAGQIDETAIYPSVLTAQQVADHHGLASAPADTVTTVRASDDGYVNAGAPSTNYGTSSSLAVRGTPAYASYLRFTLPPAPAGTVLKSARLSVKTSAQTGAGSTDSQSVVPVTGDWTEPALTYTDRPAPGPGTLGTLSGATDGSTVYSAPLDPTALTPALGSPYSLALTSTGTDPLWLWSREATAAEGTPQLVLTFGAP, encoded by the coding sequence ATGCGTAGATCCAGAGGGCTTTCGGCCGCCCTCGTCCTCACGGTCACCGCGGGTCTGGGGGTGACAGCCGCGGCTCCGGCCACGGCGGTCACCCCTCCGGTGGCGTTCACCGCGGACGACCTGCCGACCTGGCAGACGAACGGAATCGTCTGGGCGCTGGCCGAGGCGCAGGGGACCGTCTTCGTCGGCGGTACGTTCTCGCAGATCCGGCCGCCGGACGGGGCGAGCGGCACACCGCAGGACGCGGTCAACTTCGTGGCGATGAACGCCGCCACCGGGGCGCCCACGTCCTGCAAGCTGTCGTTCACCGTGGGCAGTGGCACCGCGACCGTGCGGGCACTCGCGGTCTCGCCCGACAAGAAGACCCTGTACGCGGGCGGCTACTTCGGCGCCGTCAACGGCGTACAGGCCAGCAGCCTCGCGGCGATCGACATCGCCACCTGCGCCCCGAAGGCGGACTTCCACCCGAGCTTCCCGGCGACGGTGCGGGCGCTCGCCGCCACCGGCGACACGGTGTACGCGGGCGGCGACTTCGGGACCGTCGCGGGCGAGACGCGCAAGCGGTTCGCCGCGGTGGACAGCGGCACCGGAGCCCTGCGCCCGTTCCGCGCCGACGCGGATCTGCCGGGCCGTGCGGTGGCGGTCACACCCGACGGGCACGACGTCCTGCTCGGCGGTGACTTCTTCACCGTCAACGGCGCCGCCTCGCACGCGCTCGCCGTGGTCGACGCCACGTCGGGCCAGAACGTGAAGACCTATCCGGGCTTCATCGAGACCAACTCGGTCGTCAAGACCATCGGGACCGACGCGACCGGTTTCTACACCGGCAACGAGGGGACGGGCGGCGGCGTCTTCGACGGGCGGATCGCGCTGAACCTCAGCGATCTCGGCCAGCGCTGGCGCGACACCTGCCTGGGCGCCACCCAGGCCGTGCTGTCGTACGAGAACGTCCTCTACAGCGCGTCGCACGCCCACGACTGCTCCAGCGTGGGCGAATTCCCCGACGGTCCGCGCAACCATCTGCTGGCCCAGCCGACCACCGGCGTGGGCAAGCTCGGCTGGTTCCCGAACACCAACGACGGTCTTGGCGAGGGCATCGGCCCGCGCGCCCTGACCGTCGCGGAGACCTCCTCCAACAAGTACCTCTGGGTCGGCGGCGAGTTCACCACGGTCAACGCCGCGCCCGCCCAGGGACTCACCCGGTTCGCGGCGAGCCCCGACACCGGGGTGCCGGGGGTGCCGCAGGCCAGTGCGTCCAGCTTCAGGCCCGGTGAGGTGCAGGTGCGCTGGCGCTCCAGCACCGACCTGGACGACAGCAGGCTGACGTACAAGGTCTACCGGAACGGCTCGTCCACCCCGCTGTACACCGTGGACGGCGATTCGCTGCCGTGGTCGCGGCCCCAGATGTCGTTCCGGGACACCGGTGTGACCGCGGGCCGGACCTACAGCTACCGGGTGACGGCGACGGACGCGGCCGGCAACGCGAGCGGGCTCTCGCCCACGGCGACGGTCACCGTCCCCTCGTCGGCCGATGCGTACCCGGCGGCCGTCCTGAAGGACGGCGCGACCCTGTACTGGCGCTACGACGAGGCCGGTTCCCCGTTCACCGGCGACTCGTCCCCGTCCGACAACAGCGGTATCCAGCTGGGCGGCCCGTCGCTGCGGCAGACTCCGGCCGCGGTCAACGGCTCCAGTACGGCGCTGGGTCTCGACGGCACCGACCAGCTGGTCTACAGCGACCGCAGGACGACCGTGGACGGTGACTACTCGATCGAGACGTGGTTCAGGACGACCACCGGCCGCGGCGGCAAGCTGGTCGGTTTCGGCGACAACACCACCCGGACCAGCGGCACCTACGACAAGCACCTCTACATGACCGACAGCGGCAATGTGGTCTTCGGTGTGTACCCGGGCTCGGCCCAGACCGTCACCACCCCGGGCACCTACAACGACGGCGCCTGGCACCAGGTGGTCGCCACCCAGGGCGCCTCCGGCATGGCGCTCTATGTCGACGGTGCGCTCAAGGCCTCGTCCAAGGTGACGGGCAACCAGGCGTACTCAGGCTACTGGCGAGTCGGCGGTGACCAGCTCAACGGCTGGCCGCAGCAGCCCACGAGCAACTTCTTCGCGGGCCAGATCGACGAGACGGCCATCTACCCCTCGGTGCTCACCGCGCAGCAGGTGGCCGACCACCACGGACTGGCGAGCGCCCCCGCGGACACCGTCACCACCGTCCGCGCGTCCGACGACGGTTACGTCAACGCGGGTGCACCGAGCACGAACTACGGCACGTCGAGTTCGCTCGCGGTACGCGGCACACCGGCGTACGCGTCGTATCTGCGCTTCACCCTGCCGCCGGCCCCGGCGGGCACGGTACTGAAGAGCGCCAGGCTCTCGGTGAAGACCTCGGCCCAGACGGGGGCGGGCTCCACGGACAGCCAGTCCGTCGTGCCGGTCACCGGGGACTGGACCGAGCCGGCTCTGACGTACACCGACCGGCCCGCGCCGGGACCTGGCACACTCGGCACGCTGAGCGGCGCCACGGACGGGTCCACCGTCTATTCGGCCCCGCTCGACCCGACCGCGCTCACCCCTGCGCTGGGCAGCCCCTACAGCCTGGCACTGACGAGTACGGGCACGGACCCGCTCTGGCTGTGGTCCCGCGAGGCCACCGCGGCCGAGGGCACTCCGCAGCTCGTGCTGACCTTCGGCGCACCGTGA
- a CDS encoding GDP-L-fucose synthase yields MTDSLFLPAGARIFVAGHRGLVGSAVARRLTADGYQVLTRTRTELDLRDAASTARHLADTRPDAVVLAAAKVGGIMANSTHPVQFIEENLQIQLSVIAGAHAAGVGRLLFLGSSCIYPKLAPQPISEESLLTGALEPTNQAYALAKIAGIVQIQSYRQQYGAAYISAMPTNLYGPGDNFDLETSHVLPALIRRFHEARTAGRDEVVLWGSGTPRREFLHVDDLASACALLLRSYDGDAPVNVGCGTDLTIRELAATVADVTGFEGRIGWDTSKPDGTPRKLLDISRLSSLGWKPGIALRDGIAATYAAWQRG; encoded by the coding sequence ATGACTGATTCGCTGTTCCTGCCGGCAGGTGCCCGCATATTCGTCGCCGGCCACCGGGGCCTCGTCGGATCGGCGGTGGCCCGCCGGCTCACCGCCGACGGATACCAGGTCCTCACCCGCACCCGTACCGAGCTGGATCTGCGCGACGCCGCGAGCACCGCGCGCCACCTCGCCGACACCCGCCCCGACGCGGTCGTCCTGGCCGCGGCCAAGGTCGGCGGGATCATGGCGAACAGCACCCACCCGGTCCAGTTCATCGAGGAGAACCTGCAGATCCAGCTGAGCGTGATCGCCGGAGCGCACGCGGCGGGCGTCGGCAGGCTGCTCTTCCTCGGCTCGTCCTGCATCTATCCGAAGCTCGCCCCGCAGCCGATCAGCGAGGAATCCCTGCTGACCGGAGCACTGGAGCCCACCAACCAGGCGTACGCCCTGGCCAAGATCGCCGGAATCGTGCAGATCCAGTCCTACCGGCAGCAGTACGGGGCGGCCTACATCTCCGCCATGCCGACCAACCTCTACGGACCCGGCGACAACTTCGACCTGGAGACCTCGCACGTCCTGCCCGCACTGATCCGCCGCTTCCACGAGGCCCGCACGGCCGGCCGGGACGAGGTGGTCCTCTGGGGCTCCGGCACGCCGCGCCGGGAGTTCCTCCATGTCGACGACCTCGCCTCCGCCTGCGCGCTGCTGCTCCGCTCGTACGACGGTGACGCGCCGGTCAACGTCGGCTGCGGCACCGACCTGACCATCCGTGAACTCGCGGCCACCGTGGCCGATGTGACGGGCTTCGAGGGGCGGATCGGCTGGGACACCTCCAAGCCCGACGGCACCCCCCGCAAGCTGCTCGACATCAGCCGGCTGAGCTCGCTCGGCTGGAAGCCGGGCATCGCGCTGCGCGACGGGATCGCCGCCACGTACGCCGCGTGGCAGCGCGGCTGA